A stretch of the Serratia marcescens genome encodes the following:
- the iolD gene encoding 3D-(3,5/4)-trihydroxycyclohexane-1,2-dione acylhydrolase (decyclizing) yields the protein MGKIRLTMAQALVRFLDNQYLLADGVETKFVAGIFAIFGHGNVLGLGQALEQDSGELRVHQGRNEQGMAHAAIGFAKQKLRRQIYACTSSVGPGAANMITAAATATANRIPLLLLPGDVYASRQPDPVLQQIEQSYDLSISTNDAFRAVSKYWDRIVRPEQLMSACINAMRVLTDPADTGAVTLCLPQDVQGEAYDYPDYFFQKRVHRLDRRPATDGMLADALALLTAKRKPLLVCGGGVKYSQAGRALREFAERFGIPFAETQAGKGTVPSDHEFNLGGIGETGCLAANTLARQADLVIGVGTRYTDFTTSSKWLFQHPDVSFLNINVSAFDAGKLDGLQVLADAREALSELGARLAQADYRAGWGDAIAAARGAQREETARVYAVEYSGAGFVPEIDDHLDRERVFAEFIAQTDSAMTQSRVLGVLNRELPPDSVIVAAAGSLPGDLQRVWHNRGEHGYHVEYGYSCMGYEVNAALGVKLAEPQREVYAMVGDGAFMMLHSELVTSIQEGCKINVVLFDNMTNGCINNLQMEHGMDSYTTEFRFRNPEGGKLDGKLVPVDFAMLAAAYGCKTYRVTTEQQLLDALADARRQTVSTLLDIKVLPKTMVHKYLSWWRVGGAQVADSEKIVAVARKLQENIDKARDY from the coding sequence ATGGGCAAGATCAGGCTAACCATGGCGCAGGCGCTCGTCAGATTCCTCGATAACCAGTATCTGCTGGCCGACGGCGTGGAAACCAAATTCGTCGCGGGCATTTTCGCGATTTTCGGCCACGGCAACGTACTGGGGCTGGGGCAAGCGCTGGAGCAGGATAGCGGCGAGCTGCGGGTGCATCAGGGCCGCAACGAGCAGGGCATGGCCCATGCGGCGATCGGCTTCGCCAAACAGAAGCTGCGCCGGCAGATCTACGCCTGCACTTCATCGGTCGGCCCCGGCGCCGCCAATATGATCACCGCCGCGGCCACCGCAACCGCCAACCGCATTCCTTTATTGCTGCTGCCGGGCGACGTTTACGCTTCCCGCCAGCCGGATCCGGTGCTGCAGCAAATCGAACAATCTTACGATCTCAGTATCAGCACCAACGACGCGTTCCGCGCGGTGAGCAAATACTGGGACCGCATCGTGCGGCCGGAACAGCTGATGAGCGCCTGCATCAACGCGATGCGCGTGCTGACCGATCCGGCGGATACCGGCGCGGTGACGCTGTGTCTGCCGCAGGACGTGCAGGGTGAAGCCTACGACTATCCCGACTATTTCTTCCAAAAACGCGTGCATCGGCTCGATCGCCGCCCGGCGACCGACGGTATGTTGGCGGACGCGCTGGCGCTGCTGACCGCCAAGCGCAAACCGCTGCTGGTGTGCGGCGGCGGCGTGAAATATTCGCAGGCCGGGCGGGCGCTGCGCGAATTCGCCGAGCGCTTCGGCATTCCGTTCGCCGAGACCCAGGCAGGCAAAGGCACGGTGCCGAGCGACCATGAATTCAACCTCGGCGGCATCGGCGAAACCGGCTGCCTGGCGGCCAACACGTTGGCCCGGCAGGCCGATCTGGTGATTGGCGTCGGCACCCGTTACACCGATTTCACCACCTCGTCCAAATGGCTGTTCCAACACCCGGACGTCAGCTTCCTCAATATCAACGTCAGCGCCTTTGACGCCGGCAAGCTCGACGGCCTGCAGGTGCTGGCGGACGCCCGCGAGGCCCTGAGCGAACTGGGCGCGCGGCTGGCGCAGGCTGATTATCGCGCAGGCTGGGGCGACGCCATCGCCGCGGCGCGCGGTGCCCAGCGTGAAGAGACCGCGCGGGTTTACGCGGTGGAATACAGCGGCGCGGGCTTTGTGCCGGAGATCGACGATCACCTCGATCGCGAGCGGGTGTTCGCCGAATTTATCGCCCAGACCGACTCGGCGATGACGCAAAGCCGAGTGCTGGGGGTGCTGAATCGCGAGCTGCCGCCGGACAGCGTGATCGTCGCCGCCGCCGGCAGCCTGCCGGGCGACCTGCAGCGGGTGTGGCACAACCGCGGCGAGCACGGTTATCACGTGGAATACGGCTACTCCTGCATGGGGTACGAGGTGAACGCCGCGCTGGGGGTCAAGTTGGCCGAGCCGCAGCGCGAAGTGTACGCGATGGTGGGCGACGGTGCCTTCATGATGCTGCATTCCGAACTGGTCACCTCGATTCAGGAAGGCTGCAAGATCAACGTGGTGCTGTTCGACAACATGACCAACGGCTGCATCAATAATTTGCAGATGGAACACGGCATGGACAGCTACACCACCGAATTCCGCTTCCGCAATCCAGAGGGCGGCAAGCTCGACGGCAAACTGGTGCCGGTCGATTTCGCCATGCTGGCGGCGGCTTACGGCTGTAAAACCTATCGCGTCACCACCGAGCAGCAGCTGCTCGATGCGCTGGCCGACGCCCGCAGGCAGACCGTGTCCACGCTGCTGGACATCAAGGTGCTGCCGAAGACCATGGTGCACAAATATCTCAGCTGGTGGCGCGTGGGCGGCGCTCAGGTGGCCGACAGCGAGAAAATCGTCGCAGTGGCGCGCAAGCTGCAGGAAAACATCGATAAGGCGCGCGATTACTGA
- a CDS encoding bifunctional 5-dehydro-2-deoxygluconokinase/5-dehydro-2-deoxyphosphogluconate aldolase, translating into MATQEKQLDVICLGRIAVDFYAQQIGARLEDAGTFAKYLGGSSGNVAYGTAIQGLKSGMLARVGDEHMGRFLREELQRVGADTRCLITDKRRLTGLVILGIKDQETFPLIFYRENCADMALTPDDIDEAYIASARALAITGTHLSHPNTRAAVLKALEYARRHGLRTALDIDYRPVLWGLTSLGDGETRFVESDQVTRELQEVLHHFDLIVGTEEEFHIAGGSTDTLAALKNVRRATAATLVCKRGAQGCSVFEGEIADDWAQVKLHAGVRVEVLNVLGAGDAFMSGLLRGYLNDEGWDQACRYANACGALVVSRHGCAPAMPTKQELDDYLQREQQVTRPDRDARLNHLHRVTTRRQQWPELCVFAFDHRKQLADMAREAGVGEERIPRLKTLLLTAAQQAAAQAGLNGNSGILADTTYGQAALNEITGQGWWIGRPVELPSSRPLRLEHGNIGSQLIDWPQEHVVKCLVFYHPHDAAELRREQDELIADVYRGCCKSGHELLLEVILPDSNPDKDERHYLEMIEHFYRLGIQPDWWKLPPLSAENWQRVGALIDTYDPHCRGVLILGLDSPEAVLKAGFAAAADARWVKGFAVGRTIFGQPSRRWLQGEIDDAALIEQVKQKYLTLIGFWRQYRPQASGAH; encoded by the coding sequence ATGGCTACACAAGAAAAACAGCTTGATGTCATTTGTCTCGGGCGCATCGCCGTCGATTTCTATGCTCAGCAGATCGGCGCGCGGCTGGAAGACGCCGGCACATTCGCCAAGTACCTCGGCGGCTCTTCCGGCAACGTGGCCTACGGCACCGCCATTCAGGGGTTAAAATCCGGCATGCTGGCGCGGGTCGGCGACGAGCACATGGGCCGCTTTCTGCGCGAAGAGCTGCAGCGCGTCGGGGCCGATACCCGCTGTCTGATCACCGACAAACGTCGGTTAACCGGCCTGGTGATCCTCGGCATCAAGGATCAGGAAACCTTCCCGCTGATCTTCTACCGCGAAAACTGCGCGGACATGGCGCTGACGCCGGACGACATCGACGAGGCCTACATCGCCTCCGCGCGCGCGCTGGCCATCACCGGCACGCACCTGTCGCACCCGAACACCCGCGCCGCGGTGCTGAAGGCGCTGGAATACGCGCGCCGCCACGGCCTGCGCACCGCGCTGGACATCGATTACCGCCCGGTGCTGTGGGGGCTGACGTCGCTGGGCGACGGCGAAACCCGCTTTGTGGAATCGGACCAGGTCACGCGCGAGCTGCAGGAGGTCCTGCACCATTTCGATCTGATCGTCGGCACCGAAGAGGAGTTTCATATTGCCGGCGGCAGCACCGACACGCTGGCGGCGCTGAAAAACGTGCGCCGGGCCACGGCGGCCACGCTGGTGTGCAAGCGTGGCGCGCAGGGCTGCTCGGTATTCGAAGGCGAAATCGCCGACGACTGGGCGCAGGTGAAACTGCACGCCGGCGTGCGGGTTGAGGTGCTGAACGTACTGGGAGCCGGCGACGCCTTTATGTCCGGCCTGCTGCGCGGCTACCTGAACGATGAGGGCTGGGATCAGGCCTGCCGCTACGCCAACGCCTGCGGCGCATTGGTGGTCTCGCGCCACGGCTGCGCGCCGGCCATGCCGACCAAGCAGGAGTTGGATGACTATCTGCAGCGTGAACAACAGGTCACGCGCCCGGACCGCGACGCACGCCTGAATCACCTGCACCGGGTCACCACCCGCAGGCAACAGTGGCCGGAGCTCTGCGTGTTCGCTTTCGATCACCGCAAGCAGCTGGCGGACATGGCGCGCGAAGCCGGCGTCGGCGAGGAACGCATTCCGCGCCTGAAAACCCTGCTGCTCACCGCGGCGCAACAGGCTGCCGCGCAGGCGGGGCTCAACGGCAACAGCGGCATTCTGGCCGACACCACCTACGGACAGGCGGCGCTGAACGAAATCACCGGCCAGGGATGGTGGATCGGCCGGCCGGTAGAGTTGCCCAGCTCGCGCCCGCTGCGCCTGGAGCACGGCAATATTGGCTCGCAATTGATCGACTGGCCGCAGGAGCACGTGGTGAAGTGCCTGGTGTTTTATCACCCGCACGACGCGGCGGAACTGCGCCGCGAACAGGATGAGCTGATTGCCGACGTTTACCGCGGCTGCTGCAAATCCGGCCACGAGCTGCTGCTGGAGGTGATCCTGCCGGACAGTAACCCCGACAAGGATGAGCGCCATTACCTGGAGATGATTGAACATTTCTACCGGTTGGGCATTCAGCCGGACTGGTGGAAACTGCCGCCGCTGAGTGCGGAAAACTGGCAGCGGGTCGGCGCGCTGATCGACACCTACGATCCCCACTGCCGCGGCGTGCTGATCCTGGGGCTCGACTCCCCGGAGGCGGTGCTGAAGGCGGGCTTTGCCGCCGCTGCGGATGCGCGCTGGGTGAAAGGTTTCGCCGTCGGCCGCACCATCTTCGGCCAGCCTTCGCGCCGCTGGCTGCAGGGTGAAATCGACGACGCGGCCCTGATCGAGCAGGTGAAACAAAAATACCTGACGCTGATCGGTTTCTGGCGCCAGTACCGTCCGCAGGCGAGCGGCGCGCACTGA
- a CDS encoding MurR/RpiR family transcriptional regulator has product MNNPTQLSLLQDEIRHRYETLSKRLKQVARYILDNSNSIAFDTVASIAAQASVPPSTLIRFANAFGFSGFNEMKQVFRQHLMEETVNYTERARLFRQTSTDDNVAPEKPAEILNVFTMVNAQALQQLAMQIAPEQLDRAVELLNNAENIYVIGLRRSFSVASYLTYALRHLERRAFLIDGLGGMFTEQLSMVKPKDVVIAISYSPYAREAVELVELGAKRGAQQIAITDSQVSPLAAFSDVCFVVREAQVDGFRSQVASMCLAQTLAVSLALNNARDE; this is encoded by the coding sequence ATGAACAACCCAACTCAACTTTCGCTGTTACAGGACGAGATTCGCCACCGTTATGAAACGCTGAGCAAGCGTTTGAAGCAGGTGGCGCGCTATATTTTGGATAACAGTAACAGCATCGCTTTCGATACCGTTGCCTCCATCGCCGCACAGGCCAGCGTGCCGCCTTCCACCCTGATCCGTTTCGCCAATGCCTTCGGCTTCAGCGGCTTCAACGAAATGAAGCAGGTGTTCCGTCAGCATCTGATGGAAGAAACGGTGAACTATACCGAGCGCGCGCGCCTGTTCCGCCAAACCTCCACCGACGACAACGTCGCACCGGAGAAACCGGCGGAAATTCTCAACGTATTCACCATGGTCAACGCGCAAGCGCTGCAGCAGCTGGCGATGCAGATCGCCCCCGAGCAGCTGGATCGCGCCGTCGAACTGCTCAACAACGCCGAAAACATCTACGTGATCGGCCTGCGCCGTTCGTTCAGCGTCGCCTCCTATCTCACCTATGCGCTGCGCCATCTGGAGCGCCGCGCGTTTCTGATCGACGGCCTGGGCGGTATGTTCACCGAACAGCTGAGCATGGTGAAACCGAAGGACGTGGTGATCGCCATCAGCTATTCGCCGTACGCCCGCGAGGCGGTGGAACTGGTGGAACTGGGCGCCAAGCGCGGCGCGCAGCAGATCGCCATCACCGACAGCCAGGTCAGCCCGCTGGCCGCCTTTAGCGATGTCTGTTTCGTGGTGCGCGAAGCGCAGGTGGACGGCTTCCGCTCGCAGGTGGCTTCGATGTGCCTGGCGCAGACGCTGGCAGTCTCGCTGGCGCTGAATAACGCCCGGGACGAGTAA
- a CDS encoding type II toxin-antitoxin system RelE/ParE family toxin translates to MPQEIRFTVAPAAEWSLKDIESYKSGTIGAAAAGVFVDNLLLSSLAAIADDPARYRFNAVLAGMGVRLHERLDPDSEYRVIYDYDGQTVEILLFISMKQDLESALYRYLLLQ, encoded by the coding sequence ATGCCTCAGGAAATACGTTTTACCGTCGCGCCGGCGGCGGAATGGAGCCTGAAAGACATCGAGTCTTACAAGAGTGGAACGATAGGGGCCGCCGCAGCCGGGGTGTTCGTGGACAATCTGTTGCTATCGTCTCTTGCGGCAATCGCGGACGATCCTGCCCGCTATCGCTTCAACGCCGTGCTGGCGGGCATGGGGGTACGGTTGCACGAGCGATTGGATCCCGACAGCGAATATCGCGTCATTTATGACTACGACGGCCAGACGGTGGAGATTCTGCTTTTCATCAGCATGAAGCAAGATCTGGAAAGCGCGCTCTACCGCTATTTGTTGCTGCAATAA
- the iolB gene encoding 5-deoxy-glucuronate isomerase, with protein MSSLLAKCQTPNAEGRIQHVTPENAGWRYVGFDVYRLAAGQSLQLECGDKELCLVLVAGIASVATLRAEYPHIGKRMSPFERTPPYAVYVPHHDRIDVRAETDLELAVCSAPGSGHLPSRLITPADIGVERRGKGRNQRLVHNILPDSEPADSLLVVEVYTDEGNTSSYPSHKHDREDSPDETYLEETYYHRIQPEQGFCMQRVYTDDRTLDECMPVYNRDVVKVPRGYHPVATLAGYDNYYLNVMAGPVRQWKFTWEKDHAWINGDGYPAAQ; from the coding sequence ATGTCTTCACTGCTTGCCAAATGTCAAACGCCGAACGCCGAGGGGCGCATCCAGCACGTGACGCCGGAAAATGCCGGGTGGCGCTATGTCGGCTTTGACGTTTATCGCCTGGCCGCCGGGCAGTCGCTGCAGCTTGAGTGCGGCGACAAGGAGCTGTGCCTGGTGCTGGTGGCCGGTATCGCCTCCGTCGCCACGCTGCGCGCCGAGTACCCGCATATCGGCAAACGCATGAGCCCGTTCGAGCGCACGCCGCCTTACGCGGTGTATGTGCCGCACCACGATCGCATCGACGTGCGGGCAGAAACCGATCTGGAGCTGGCGGTGTGCAGCGCGCCCGGCAGCGGCCACCTGCCCTCACGGCTGATCACGCCGGCGGATATCGGCGTGGAGCGGCGTGGCAAGGGGCGCAACCAGCGGTTGGTGCACAACATTCTGCCGGACAGCGAGCCGGCTGACAGCCTGCTGGTGGTGGAGGTTTACACCGACGAGGGCAACACCAGCTCTTACCCAAGCCACAAGCACGATCGGGAAGACTCGCCGGACGAAACCTATCTCGAAGAGACCTATTATCACCGCATTCAGCCGGAGCAGGGGTTCTGCATGCAGCGTGTCTATACCGACGATCGCACGCTCGACGAGTGCATGCCGGTCTACAATCGCGACGTGGTGAAAGTGCCGCGTGGTTATCACCCGGTGGCGACCCTGGCAGGCTACGACAACTATTATCTTAACGTGATGGCCGGGCCGGTGCGGCAGTGGAAATTCACCTGGGAAAAAGACCACGCCTGGATTAACGGCGACGGCTATCCCGCCGCGCAATAA
- a CDS encoding CoA-acylating methylmalonate-semialdehyde dehydrogenase, translating to MKTVGNFIGGQVCLSSSNQTVDVHNPASGQVERRVTQSTAAEVKQAIDVAHRAFADWSRTTPLRRARIMFNFKALLEQHRDELAELIVSEHGKVYSDALGELTRGMEVVEFACGIPHLIKGEYSPDVGSGVDSFSLMQPLGVVAGITPFNFPAMVPMWMFPIALACGNTFILKPPALVPSASVRLAELLKEAGLPDGVFNVVHCANEDAAQLCTDPRIQAVSFVGSSTVAEHIYTTASAHGKRVQAFGAAKNQAIVMPDADLDATVNALMGGAFGSAGERCMALPIAVVVGDDTADKLIAKLKPLIAQLRVGPGLQQGGEENEMGPLVSSAHQKKVLGYIDLGVEEGATLVADGRNYQVSGYPEGYYVGGTLFDHVKPNMRIYREEIFGPVLGIVRVPDYRTAIDTVNGHEFGNGSAIFTGSGHYARQFVQEVQAGMVGVNVPVPVPMAFHSFGGWKRSVFGALNVHGTDGVRFYTRMKTATARWPAGQQTVSEFSMPTLG from the coding sequence ATGAAAACCGTGGGTAACTTTATTGGCGGGCAGGTATGCCTGAGCAGCAGCAATCAAACCGTCGACGTGCACAACCCGGCCAGCGGGCAGGTTGAGCGGCGCGTCACGCAGAGCACCGCCGCCGAAGTCAAACAGGCCATCGACGTGGCCCATCGGGCGTTTGCCGACTGGTCGCGCACCACGCCGTTGCGCCGCGCGCGCATCATGTTCAATTTCAAGGCGCTGCTGGAACAACACCGCGACGAGCTGGCCGAGCTTATCGTCAGCGAGCACGGCAAGGTGTACTCGGATGCGCTGGGCGAACTGACGCGCGGCATGGAAGTGGTCGAATTCGCCTGCGGCATCCCGCATCTGATCAAGGGCGAGTATTCACCGGACGTCGGCAGCGGCGTCGACAGCTTCTCGCTGATGCAGCCGCTGGGCGTGGTGGCGGGCATTACCCCGTTCAACTTCCCGGCGATGGTGCCGATGTGGATGTTCCCTATCGCGCTGGCCTGCGGCAACACCTTCATCCTCAAGCCGCCGGCGCTGGTGCCTTCCGCCTCGGTGCGCCTGGCGGAGCTGCTGAAAGAAGCCGGCCTGCCGGACGGCGTGTTCAACGTGGTGCACTGCGCCAATGAAGACGCGGCGCAGCTGTGCACCGATCCGCGCATTCAGGCGGTGAGCTTCGTCGGCTCCTCTACCGTAGCGGAACATATCTACACCACCGCCAGCGCGCACGGCAAGCGGGTGCAGGCGTTCGGCGCGGCGAAGAACCAGGCGATCGTCATGCCGGACGCCGATCTGGACGCCACGGTCAACGCGCTGATGGGCGGCGCGTTCGGCTCCGCCGGCGAGCGCTGCATGGCGTTGCCGATCGCCGTGGTGGTCGGTGACGATACCGCCGATAAACTGATCGCCAAACTGAAGCCGCTGATCGCGCAGCTGCGCGTCGGGCCGGGCTTGCAGCAGGGCGGCGAAGAGAATGAAATGGGGCCGCTGGTGTCGTCCGCCCACCAGAAAAAGGTGCTGGGCTACATTGATTTGGGCGTGGAAGAAGGCGCGACCCTGGTGGCCGACGGCCGCAATTATCAGGTGTCGGGCTATCCTGAAGGCTACTACGTCGGCGGCACGCTGTTCGACCATGTGAAGCCGAACATGCGCATCTACCGCGAAGAGATCTTCGGGCCGGTGCTGGGGATCGTGCGGGTGCCGGATTACCGTACCGCCATCGACACGGTGAACGGCCACGAGTTCGGCAACGGCAGCGCCATCTTTACCGGCAGCGGCCACTACGCGCGCCAGTTCGTACAAGAAGTGCAGGCCGGGATGGTCGGCGTCAACGTGCCGGTACCGGTGCCGATGGCGTTCCACAGCTTCGGTGGCTGGAAGCGCTCGGTGTTCGGCGCGCTGAACGTGCACGGCACCGACGGCGTGCGCTTCTATACGCGCATGAAGACCGCCACCGCGCGCTGGCCGGCCGGGCAGCAGACGGTGTCCGAATTCAGCATGCCGACGCTGGGTTAA
- a CDS encoding sugar porter family MFS transporter, producing the protein MSYQRKHNTGYILRICGIAALGGILFGYDTAVISGAIEALKTYFSLSPAETGWAVSNVVIGCVVGAFAAGPLAARWGRKKALMLAALLFTVSAVGAALAPTFTWFVIYRIIGGLAVGIAATVSPMYMSEVSPKDMRGRALSMQQFAIVFGQIVIFYVNFKIASIASEAWLVEMGWRWMFASGVIPCILFCILVFVIPESPRWNVMMGRDDQALAMLTKVSNAAHAQNLLKEIKDSLQQDQQQQHRKLNYGDARVRFILFVGCMIAMLQQVTGVNVMMYYAPVVLKTVTENAQEALFQTIWIGVLQLVGSVIGAMLMDRMGRIPLMRYGTLGAIAGLLLTSYALYTQATGYFALFGMLFFMVFYALSWGVGAWVLVSEIFPNRMRAQGMSIAVGCMWVANFAVSQSFPMINDHPYLFSHFHGAFPMWIFAACCLFSYWFIGRYIPETKGVSLEKMEQVVLAKRHRHPLPDGKPLPLENGKS; encoded by the coding sequence ATGTCATATCAGCGTAAGCACAATACCGGCTACATATTGCGAATTTGCGGCATCGCCGCCCTGGGCGGCATTCTGTTCGGTTACGATACCGCCGTGATCTCCGGCGCGATCGAAGCGTTGAAAACCTATTTCAGTCTCAGCCCGGCCGAAACCGGTTGGGCAGTCTCCAACGTGGTGATCGGCTGCGTCGTCGGCGCCTTTGCCGCCGGGCCGCTGGCGGCGCGCTGGGGCCGTAAAAAGGCGCTGATGCTGGCGGCGCTGCTGTTCACCGTGTCCGCCGTCGGCGCAGCCTTGGCCCCGACTTTCACCTGGTTCGTCATCTACCGCATCATCGGCGGGCTGGCGGTCGGCATTGCCGCCACCGTGTCGCCGATGTACATGTCGGAAGTGTCGCCAAAGGACATGCGCGGGCGGGCACTCAGCATGCAGCAGTTCGCCATCGTGTTCGGCCAGATCGTGATTTTCTACGTCAACTTCAAAATCGCCAGCATCGCCAGCGAAGCCTGGCTGGTGGAAATGGGCTGGCGCTGGATGTTCGCCTCGGGCGTGATCCCCTGCATTCTGTTCTGCATCCTGGTGTTCGTCATTCCTGAATCGCCGCGCTGGAACGTGATGATGGGCCGTGACGATCAGGCGCTGGCGATGTTGACCAAGGTCTCGAACGCCGCCCACGCGCAGAATCTGCTGAAAGAAATCAAAGATTCGCTGCAGCAGGATCAACAGCAGCAGCACCGGAAGCTGAACTACGGCGATGCGCGGGTGCGTTTCATCCTGTTCGTCGGCTGCATGATCGCCATGCTGCAGCAGGTGACCGGCGTCAACGTAATGATGTACTACGCACCGGTGGTGCTGAAAACCGTCACCGAAAACGCGCAGGAAGCGCTGTTCCAGACCATCTGGATCGGCGTGCTGCAGCTGGTCGGTTCGGTCATCGGCGCCATGCTGATGGATCGCATGGGCCGCATTCCCTTGATGCGTTACGGCACGCTGGGCGCCATCGCCGGCCTGCTGCTCACCTCGTACGCGCTCTATACCCAGGCCACCGGCTATTTCGCGTTGTTCGGCATGCTGTTCTTCATGGTGTTTTATGCGCTGTCCTGGGGCGTCGGCGCCTGGGTGCTGGTGTCGGAAATCTTCCCGAACCGCATGCGCGCGCAGGGGATGAGCATCGCCGTCGGCTGCATGTGGGTCGCCAACTTCGCGGTGTCGCAGTCGTTCCCGATGATCAACGACCACCCTTACCTGTTCTCGCATTTCCACGGCGCCTTCCCGATGTGGATCTTTGCCGCCTGCTGCCTGTTCAGCTACTGGTTCATCGGCCGCTATATTCCGGAAACCAAAGGCGTTTCGCTGGAAAAGATGGAGCAGGTGGTGCTGGCCAAACGCCACCGCCACCCCCTGCCCGACGGCAAGCCGCTGCCGCTGGAAAACGGCAAATCCTGA
- a CDS encoding TIM barrel protein, whose translation MTIALDRFCINRKIAPNLDLDSFFRLVKRCGLSNVELRNDMPSGKVTDDLSDAQLNALAAQYGIEIVTINALGMFNLMDNPAALLQRAEALLAQAQAIHSRALVLCPHCSADDMRSEQQKRDDTLAALQLLAPLFARYGVQGYVEPLGFGISSLRSSLLTQALIRDSGAPYRIVLDTFHHYLSGVTQADFDAQIQVAQIGLVHLSGVEDGRDKGALSDEERIMLSEGDRLESRRQVQNLERLGYTGVYAFEPFSSQLDGWSEADIEREIRQSIALLQE comes from the coding sequence ATGACCATTGCGCTGGACCGCTTCTGCATTAACCGCAAGATCGCGCCGAATCTCGATCTGGACAGTTTTTTCCGCCTGGTGAAACGCTGCGGGCTCAGCAACGTTGAGCTGCGCAACGACATGCCCAGCGGCAAGGTAACCGACGATCTTAGCGACGCGCAGCTCAATGCGCTCGCTGCGCAATACGGCATCGAGATCGTCACGATCAACGCCCTCGGCATGTTCAATCTGATGGATAATCCGGCGGCGCTGCTGCAGCGCGCCGAAGCATTGCTGGCGCAGGCGCAGGCCATCCACAGCCGAGCGCTGGTGCTGTGCCCACACTGCAGCGCCGACGACATGCGCAGCGAGCAGCAAAAACGGGACGACACCCTCGCCGCGCTGCAGCTGCTGGCGCCGCTGTTTGCGCGCTATGGCGTGCAGGGATACGTCGAGCCTCTGGGCTTCGGCATCAGCTCGCTGCGATCGTCGCTGCTGACCCAGGCGCTCATCCGCGATTCGGGCGCACCGTACCGCATCGTGCTCGATACTTTCCACCACTACCTGAGCGGCGTGACGCAGGCCGACTTCGACGCGCAAATCCAGGTGGCGCAGATCGGCCTGGTGCATCTGTCCGGCGTGGAGGATGGGCGGGATAAAGGCGCGCTGAGCGACGAAGAACGCATCATGCTGAGCGAGGGCGATCGGCTGGAGAGCCGCCGCCAGGTACAGAACCTGGAACGCCTGGGCTATACCGGCGTCTATGCCTTCGAGCCTTTCTCTTCGCAGTTGGACGGCTGGAGCGAAGCGGATATCGAACGGGAAATCCGCCAGAGCATCGCCCTGCTGCAAGAGTGA
- the fetB gene encoding iron efflux ABC transporter permease subunit FetB, with the protein MNQHNITNESLGLSMVLVVVAILISHREKLALEKDIIWSICRAVVQLIIVGYVLKYIFDLDNAVLTVLMVLFICFNAAYNAKKRSKYVEHAFVTSFIAITTGAVLTLAVLVLTGSIEFTPMQVIPISGMIAGNAMVAVGLCYTNLGQRFKSEQQKIQEMLSLGATPKFASAALIRDSIRASLIPTVDSAKTVGLVSLPGMMSGLIFAGIDPVKAIKYQIMVTFMLLSTASLSTIIACYLAYRKFYNERHQLVVGNLK; encoded by the coding sequence ATGAATCAGCATAACATCACCAACGAATCCTTAGGCTTGTCGATGGTGCTGGTGGTGGTCGCCATCCTGATCAGCCACCGGGAAAAGCTGGCGCTGGAAAAGGACATTATCTGGAGTATCTGCCGCGCGGTGGTGCAGCTGATCATCGTCGGCTACGTGCTGAAGTATATTTTCGACCTGGATAACGCGGTGCTCACCGTGTTGATGGTGCTGTTCATCTGTTTTAACGCGGCCTACAACGCCAAGAAACGCAGCAAGTACGTCGAACATGCGTTCGTGACGTCGTTTATCGCCATCACCACCGGCGCGGTGCTGACGCTGGCGGTGCTGGTATTGACCGGCTCCATCGAATTTACGCCGATGCAGGTGATCCCCATCTCCGGGATGATCGCCGGTAACGCCATGGTGGCGGTGGGGCTGTGCTACACCAACCTCGGCCAGCGTTTCAAGAGCGAACAGCAGAAGATTCAGGAGATGCTCAGCCTGGGGGCGACGCCCAAGTTCGCTTCGGCGGCGCTGATCCGCGACAGCATCCGCGCTTCGCTGATTCCGACCGTGGACTCGGCGAAAACCGTTGGGCTGGTTAGCCTGCCGGGCATGATGTCTGGGCTGATCTTCGCCGGTATCGACCCGGTGAAAGCGATCAAATACCAGATTATGGTGACCTTCATGCTGCTTTCCACCGCCAGCCTGTCGACCATTATCGCCTGCTATTTGGCCTACCGTAAGTTTTACAACGAGCGCCACCAGCTGGTGGTCGGCAACCTGAAGTAA